The genomic region CGGAGAGCGCCAGCGCCTAGGCGGTCGCAGCGAAACTGACGGAAACTTGACAGTCCGAACGCGTTCAAATACTTTGCGCGTTTTTGCTGGCCTTTTCGGCGCGGAAGTGTCTTCGCGCCTACAGTGAGACAGGAGCAACGATGCCGACGATCAACCAGCTCATCCGCGGAGGGCGCAAGGCGCAGCGGCGGAAGCTCGCGGCGCCCGCGCTGCAGAGCTGTCCGCAGCGGCGGGGCGTCTGCACGCGCGTGTACACCTCGACGCCGAAGAAGCCGAACTCGGCACTCCGGAAGGTCGCGCGCGTTCGTCTCACCAACGGCATCGAGGTGACCTCCTACATTCCCGGCGTCGGCCACAATCTGCAGGAGCACTCGGTCGTGCTCATCCGTGGCGGCCGCGTGAAGGATCTTCCCGGCGTTCGCTACCACATCGTGCGCGGCACGCTCGACTCGATCGGCGTGCAGGACCGTCGGCAGGGCCGTTCGAAGTACGGCGCCAAGAAGCCGAAGTAGGAACGGAGTCGGTCGATGCCGCGTAAGGGAGAGGTCCGTCGTCGCGAAGTACTGCCCGATCCGAAGTTTCACGATCGGATGGTCACGAAGTTCATGAACACCATCATGATCGAGGGCAAGAAGAGCTTGGCCGAACGCACCTTCTACGGCGCGCTCGACCTCATTCAACAGCGCACGAAAGAGGAGCCGCTCGCGATCTTCAAGCGCGCCCTCGACAACGTGAAGCCCCTCGTCGAGGTGCGTTCGCGGCGCGTCGGCGGCGCGACGTATCAAGTGCCGGTCGAGGTCCGTCCCGCGCGTCGCATCTCGCTCGGCATGCGCTGGTTGGTGTTGAACGCGCGCGCTCGTCCCGAGAAGTCCATGGTCGAGCGCCTCGCCGGCGAGCTCAATGACGCAGCGAACAACCGCGGTGCCGCGATCAAGAAGCGCGAGGACACGCACCGCATGGCGGAGGCCAACAAGGCCTTCGCGCACTATCGCTGGTAATCCGCCATGCCACGCCAGTCACCGCTCGAGCGCACGCGCAACATCGGCATCATGGCTCACATTGATGCCGGGAAGACCACGTGCACGGAGCGCATCCTCTACTACACGGGCATCAATTATAAGCTCGGCGAAGTTCACGAAGGCACGGCCACGATGGACTGGATGGTGCAGG from Deltaproteobacteria bacterium harbors:
- a CDS encoding 30S ribosomal protein S12, which encodes MPTINQLIRGGRKAQRRKLAAPALQSCPQRRGVCTRVYTSTPKKPNSALRKVARVRLTNGIEVTSYIPGVGHNLQEHSVVLIRGGRVKDLPGVRYHIVRGTLDSIGVQDRRQGRSKYGAKKPK
- the rpsG gene encoding 30S ribosomal protein S7, which translates into the protein MPRKGEVRRREVLPDPKFHDRMVTKFMNTIMIEGKKSLAERTFYGALDLIQQRTKEEPLAIFKRALDNVKPLVEVRSRRVGGATYQVPVEVRPARRISLGMRWLVLNARARPEKSMVERLAGELNDAANNRGAAIKKREDTHRMAEANKAFAHYRW